The Synechocystis sp. PCC 6714 genome includes the window ATTACGGTAGTGGAAACAATAATTTCTGTTTCTTTTTCCCGAAAGGCTGTTAGGGCAGCCTCTTTTTCTGCACTTTTTAATCGGCCATGTAAAAGACCAATTTTAAAATTGGGAAAGATTTTTTCACTTAAATGTTTATGCTCTTCCACCGCCGCTTTAATGTCTAATTTTTCTGATTCTTTGATCGCCGGAAAAATGATGTAGACTTGACGACCCTGGGCCACTTCCCGACGGATCAGTTCGTACATTTGGGGTCGTTCCTTGGTGGTGATGACACTGGTGTGAATGGGCTGACGACCGGGGGGCAATTCATCGATTTGGCTCACTTCTAAGTCCCCATGGAGGGTTAAAGCGAGGGTACGGGGAATGGGGGTGGCGGTCATGCTTAAAACATGGGGGGCGTTACCTTTAGCCAAGAGCTTAGCCCGTTGTTGTACTCCAAAACGGTGCTGTTCATCGATGACTACCAAACCTAGGCGTTGAAAGTTGACCGGCTCTTGAATGAGAGCATGGGTTCCCACCAGTAATGGTAATTGACCTGTAGATAATTGGGCATGAATTTCTCTCCTTTTAGCAGTTTTGGTAGACCCTGTTAACAATTCCACCGGCAGATAGAGCAAATTAAACCAACTAACCAATTTTTGATAATGCTGTTCGGCCAACACTTCCGTAGGGGCCATCAATGCAGCTTGGTAACCTCCCTGGAGGGCGGCTAAAATGGCAAAGACCCCCACCACCGTTTTTCCTGATCCCACATCCCCTTGGACGAGACGATTCATGGGGCTAGATTGATTTAAATCCTGCAAAATTTCATTTACTACCCGCTGTTGCGCTTGGGTTAACCGGAAAGGTAATAAATCACTAAACTTTTCTAATAATTCACCATGGGGAGTAAAAATAGCACTCTGTCGCTGTTGTTTTTGCTCGTAACGTCTTTGCAAAAATCCTAACTGTAAATAGAAAAATTCATCAAATACTAGTCTTCTCCTCGCTAAACTTAACTTTTCCTTATTTTCAGGGAAATGAATTTGGGCAATGGCGGTTTGCAAATCAATTAACTCGTATTTTTCCCTAATCTCTTTGGGCAGAGGATCGGACAACTTGGCGATCGCCGGTTGACTGGCTAGGACTAATTTCCGCAACAGATCCGCCGTTATGCCTTCGGTGAGGGGATAAACGGGCAATACTCGACCCACTTTAAAAGAATCAATGCTGAGACTATGGCGATCTAGCACCTCAATCTCGGGATTATCCAGGGTTAAGCCGTATTTATTGGCTTTGACCAAACCGGAAGCGGCCACAATGGCCTGGGGAGGATAAAGCTTTTTGATACTTTCCTGCCAGGCTCGATGGGCAAAGCGTTTGCCGGCATAAAAACGGGATAGTTTGATGCGCCCCGTTTGATCCCGCAACTGGATTTGCAAAATATTTAAATTCTGATTTTTCGGGCTGGTAAAGCAAGTACAATTCACCACTTGCCCCACAATGGTCACCGTTTTGCCTGCTTCCAACTGAGCAATGGTTACCTGTTGGGCATAGTCCAAATAATCCCTGGGGAAATAGAACAACAAATCTTCCACCGTTGTTAAACCCAGGCCTTTGAGTAATTTAGTTTGATGTTGACTCTGGGAAACTACCCTTGCTAAAGGGGTATGGAGTTCAATTTGACCCAATTTGGGATGACGGGATTCAGAAACTTGCGGAGGACTAACCTGGGCTAGTAAATCCTGTTTTGATACAGAATCCACAGGGGGAGATTCCAAACTGCGGCGTAATTGATGCAAAAATCGACGGGCACTGGCTACTAAACTTTTTCGTTCAGCCTGCTCCAGTTGATCGTATTGGGCAAACCGTTGGGCAAATTCCCGCCATTTTTGGCGATCAACCGGGGGAGTACCAGCGGGGGGAGGACTGCCAAAACTCAAACAAAGGAAGTCTCCAAAGCGATGCTGTTTACCCTGTAAATTCTGAAAGCCCCGTTCCACTTCCACGGTCAAAGCCTTCTGTAAACGAGGCCAATCAACGGACACAGACACCTCAACCAAACAAAGTTGCGCCAGCTAAAGACGGTTTTCCCCATCCTAACCCAGGTAGCCAGGGCTAACCCATTGTCGTTAGAATGCCACTGGAAGCCCATGGTTGGCAACATTTGTCCACGCATTAACGGGGTAATCCCCAACCCTTGCCAATGTTGGCTCTCGCCGAACCAGCTAGCAAAATTAAGTAACTATTAAAACCATTAATATGCCTCCAGTCCCCATGCCCGTTGCCACCGCCGAACAAGATCGCGATGTAGTGGTGATCGACGCAGTGGTGGAAGAAATTCGTCCCCCCCGTTTACCAAAAAGCCATTTAGAAGATTTGGGACCAGTCAGCGATATGTTCCCAGAAAGTTGGGAGTATCACCCAGATTTGATTATGGAATTTTATCGTAAGCGACCGTTGCAGGTATTAGGACGTTTAATTAATATTCTTTTTCCTTTACTCTGGTTTGCGGTGGGCATTTGGTGGGAAAAATTATGGGGGAAAGATCCCACTGTTTCCAGGGCAAAAGCAATTCAACTGCGGGAGCTATTAACTAATCTCGGCCCAACCTATATTAAAGTTGGCCAAGCCCTTTCCACCCGTCCTGATTTGGTTCCGCCTACTTTTTTAGATGAATTGACTAGTTTGCAGGATCAATTACCATCTTTTCCTAATGAAGTGGCATACCGTTTTATCGAAGAAGAATTAGGTGCCCCTGCTAACGAAATTTATGCAGAATTATCTCCAGAACCCATCGCCGCCGCTTCCCTAGGCCAGGTTTATAAAGGTAAGTTAAAAACCGGCGAATCTGTAGCCGTTAAAGTTCAAAGGCCAGATTTAGTCAAGCGCATCACCCTTGATATTTACATCATGCGTTCCCTTTCCCTTTGGGCTAGGCGATCGGTAAAAAGATTACGCTCGGATCTAGTGGCTATTACCGATGAGTTGGCCAGTCGGGTATTCGAGGAAATGAACTATTTTCAAGAAGCAATTAATGCCGAGAAATTTGCTCAACTTTATGGTGCATTACCGGAAATTTATGTGCCTAGCATCTATTGGCAATATACAGGACGACGGGTTTTAACTATGGAGTGGGTGCAGGGCACCAAACTAACCAATATCAAAGCCATCCAAGCCCAAGGCATCGACGCCACCCATTTAGTGGAAGTGGGGGTACAGTGTTCCCTGCGGCAATTATTGGAGCACGGTTTTTTCCATGCCGATCCCCATCCCGGCAATTTACTAGCCATGGCCGACGGTCGTTTAGCCTACCTGGACTTCGGTATGATGAGTACCATTCAGCCCTATCAAAGATATGGTTTGATCGAAGCAGTGGTGCATTTAGTGAATCGGGATTTTGATTCCCTAGCTAAGGATTATGTCAAGCTAGATTTTCTCAAACCCGATACGGATTTAAAACCGATTATTCCCGCCCTCAGTCAAGTTTTTGGCAATGCGTTGGGGGCCAGTGTGGCGGAGTTGAATTTTAAGAGCATCACCGATCAAATGTCGGCCATGATGTATGAGTTTCCTTTCCGGGTGCCGGCTTATTACGCCTTAATTATTCGTTCTATGGTGACTTTGGAGGGCATTGCCATTGGCATTGATCCTAATTTTAAGGTGTTGAGTAAAGCCTATCCCTACATTGCGAAAAGATTGTTAACGGATCAATCAGAAGAACTACGCACTTCTCTGAAGGAATTATTGTTTAAAGATGGGAGCTTCCGTTGGAATCGTTTGGAAAATTTATTGCGTAACGCAAAGAATTCCCCTGGATTTGATTTTGATTATGTGCTTAATGAAGCGACAGATTTCCTGCTCTCGGAACGGGGCAAATTTATCCGCGATCGCCTGGTGGCGGAATTGGTGAACAACATTGATCAATTGGGGCGTAATACTTGGCAACAGGTTAGCCACAATATCCAGGAAAGGATTGGTTTTTTGAGCGACATCGGTGGTAGCAACGGCAAAACCCCAAAGCCGGCGGTGGTTAAAGTTGATCCCCAATCGGCCATGGCTCAACAGGGGGAAACCTGGCAACATTTACAGAATATTTGGCAAATTCTCAAAGATACGCCCGGTTTTGACCCGGTTAAATTTGTCCCTGTACTAAACCAAATCATCGTTAACCCCACTTCCCGACAAATGGGGCAACAGGTGGCCGAAGGATTATTGCAAAAGGCGATCGCCCGGGTGATCCGGCAATGGGCCCTCGCTTTGGAAAGTCAACCTAACCCGGCTATGAAAATCCGCAATGCGGCTTAGGCCATGGCACCCATAGAGCTAAACCAAAATTTTGCGGGGGTAGCATAAAGCCAGTGCCGGTCAATGCGACAATGGGAGGTTACGTCCCCAAATTGCCTTGGTAATGAGTCTGAATTGGATTAGTCGCGCCGATCGCCTACAAGCCTTACCCCCCTATGTTTTTGCCCGTCTGGATGAATTGAAAGCCAAGGCCAGGGAACAGGGCCTGGATTTGATTGACCTGGGCATGGGCAACCCCGATGGCAAAGCCCCCCAACCGATTATTGAAGCGGCGATCGCCGAGTTGGAAAACCCAGAATCCCACGGTTATCCTCCCTTTGAGGGCACCCAAAGTTTTCGTCAGAGCATCACTCGCTGGTACGCCCGTCAGTACGGGGTAGATTTAGACCCCGATTCCGAAGCCTTACCCTTGATTGGATCCAAAGAGGGTCTGGGTCATTTAGCCCTAGCCTACGTTAACCCAGGGGATTTGGTCTTAGTGCCTACCCCTTCCTACCCGGCCCATTTTCGGGGGCCCCTAATTGCCGGGGCAAAAATTTACCCCATTATGCTATCGGCAAAGGATAACTGGTTAATTCAACTGGATCAAATTCCCGAGGCGATCGCCCGACAAGCGAAGATACTCTACTTTAACTATCCCAATAACCCCACCACCGCCACTGCCCCCAGGGAATTTTACGAAGCCATCACCGATTGGGCCCGCCATTACCAAATCATGTTGGTCCATGACCTCTGCTATGCAGAGTTAGCCTTTGATGGTTATCAGCCCACCAGTTTATTGGAAATACCTGGAGCTAAGGACTTTAGTGTGGAATTCCATACCCTTTCTAAAACCTATAACATGGCCGGTTGGCGGGTAGGATTTGTGGTGGGTAACCAAGAAATTATCCAAGGTCTAAGAACTTTAAAAACTAACCTAGATTACGGTATTTTCCGGGTGGTACAAAAAGCGGCGGAAACAGCCCTGAGCTTGCCAGAAAGTTACATTGAAATAGTTAGAAAACGTTACCAAGAACGGCGAGATTTTGTCATCAATGGTTTAAGTAAATTGGGCTGGTCCATTACCCCGTCCCAAGCCACCATGTACCTTTGGGTTCCCTGTCCGGTGGGTATGGGTTCCACGGATTTTGCCCTAACAGTTTTGGAAAAAACCGGTGTGGTGATGACCCCCGGTAATGCCTTTGGAGAAGCAGGGGAAGGTTACGTCCGCTTAAGTTTAATTGCCGATGGCGATCGCCTGGGGCAAGCATTACAGCGCATTGAGCAGGCGGGCATTCGTTATAGTTAGTGGATTACTAGTCAATTCTCCCTGGGGAGTCAAGTAGATGGTTTTAGCCCCCCCCAAAGTGTCAACCCTTTCCTTGGAATCCTTCTTGGCCCTGCCGGAAACAAAACCCGCCCAGGAATATTGCCGGGGCATTGTTACCCAGAAACCCATGCCCAAAGGTAAACACAGCACTATCCAGTTCGAGTTAGCAGCGGCCGTCAATGCCCAAGTTAAACCCAGCAAAATTGCTTATGCTTTGCCAGAACTGCGTTGTACCTTTGGTGATCGTTCCATTGTGCCGGACATTGCCGTGATCCGTTGGCAAAATTTACCCCTAGATAGCGATGGTGAAATAGCAGACCGATTTGATCGTGCCCCGGATTGGCTCATAGAAATTCTTTCTCCGGATCAGTCGGTCACTCTGGTGATGGAAAAAATCATTTTTTCTCTCAAGGCCGGCACGGAATTAGCGTGGTTAGTGGATCCCATGGCCAAATCGATTACCGTTTTTACCGCTGGTTTGCCCCAGGTTTATCTAGCCCAGAGTGAAATTCAAGAATCACTGACGGTGTTTGCCGACCTTGAAAATTGGTCTATTACCGCCGCTGAAGTTTTTGAATGGTTAAAAATCTAACTTATTCAGTTCCAAAAGCTGTAACGATGTCGTCACTGTTTTATCCATTGTTTAAAACCTTTTTGGTTCTTATAATTACCCTTATCTCGATTATTGCCTTAGATGGAAAGGCGATCGCCGGAGAGATGGTGGTGCAATGGCAAGGGAATACCGGCTATCAGGTCCAAGCCAAAGCTACCTATCCAGATAATTTGCATGAAGAGCCAGGGACAATGGTGGAAGTCATGGGCAGGCAAAAAGCTAAAAACCTGAGCAAGCTTGAGGTGACAGTAAGCGATGCCCAAGGGAAAATCCTAGCTGCTTACAATAACATCAACCAGGATAATCAGGGTGAAAATAACTTCCTACAATTCCATTTTGATCTCGTCAATCAACGGTTAAAAGGTTGGCTTGATATCGGTGGAGTTGGGCCCAGTGATTATTTTTTAAAGGGACAGCCAGGGGCAAGTTTAGCTCTTTTCCGTCTGGACGA containing:
- the recG gene encoding ATP-dependent DNA helicase RecG, yielding MAQLCLVEVSVSVDWPRLQKALTVEVERGFQNLQGKQHRFGDFLCLSFGSPPPAGTPPVDRQKWREFAQRFAQYDQLEQAERKSLVASARRFLHQLRRSLESPPVDSVSKQDLLAQVSPPQVSESRHPKLGQIELHTPLARVVSQSQHQTKLLKGLGLTTVEDLLFYFPRDYLDYAQQVTIAQLEAGKTVTIVGQVVNCTCFTSPKNQNLNILQIQLRDQTGRIKLSRFYAGKRFAHRAWQESIKKLYPPQAIVAASGLVKANKYGLTLDNPEIEVLDRHSLSIDSFKVGRVLPVYPLTEGITADLLRKLVLASQPAIAKLSDPLPKEIREKYELIDLQTAIAQIHFPENKEKLSLARRRLVFDEFFYLQLGFLQRRYEQKQQRQSAIFTPHGELLEKFSDLLPFRLTQAQQRVVNEILQDLNQSSPMNRLVQGDVGSGKTVVGVFAILAALQGGYQAALMAPTEVLAEQHYQKLVSWFNLLYLPVELLTGSTKTAKRREIHAQLSTGQLPLLVGTHALIQEPVNFQRLGLVVIDEQHRFGVQQRAKLLAKGNAPHVLSMTATPIPRTLALTLHGDLEVSQIDELPPGRQPIHTSVITTKERPQMYELIRREVAQGRQVYIIFPAIKESEKLDIKAAVEEHKHLSEKIFPNFKIGLLHGRLKSAEKEAALTAFREKETEIIVSTTVIEVGVDVPNATVMVIENAERFGLSQLHQLRGRVGRGSHQSYCLLVTNSKSNDARQRLGVMEQSQDGFFIAEMDLRLRGPGEFLGTKQSGLPDFALASLVEDQEVLLLAREAAETMMAEYPSLEAHPDLQKELSQRYEKLVGGEILT
- a CDS encoding AarF/ABC1/UbiB kinase family protein is translated as MPPVPMPVATAEQDRDVVVIDAVVEEIRPPRLPKSHLEDLGPVSDMFPESWEYHPDLIMEFYRKRPLQVLGRLINILFPLLWFAVGIWWEKLWGKDPTVSRAKAIQLRELLTNLGPTYIKVGQALSTRPDLVPPTFLDELTSLQDQLPSFPNEVAYRFIEEELGAPANEIYAELSPEPIAAASLGQVYKGKLKTGESVAVKVQRPDLVKRITLDIYIMRSLSLWARRSVKRLRSDLVAITDELASRVFEEMNYFQEAINAEKFAQLYGALPEIYVPSIYWQYTGRRVLTMEWVQGTKLTNIKAIQAQGIDATHLVEVGVQCSLRQLLEHGFFHADPHPGNLLAMADGRLAYLDFGMMSTIQPYQRYGLIEAVVHLVNRDFDSLAKDYVKLDFLKPDTDLKPIIPALSQVFGNALGASVAELNFKSITDQMSAMMYEFPFRVPAYYALIIRSMVTLEGIAIGIDPNFKVLSKAYPYIAKRLLTDQSEELRTSLKELLFKDGSFRWNRLENLLRNAKNSPGFDFDYVLNEATDFLLSERGKFIRDRLVAELVNNIDQLGRNTWQQVSHNIQERIGFLSDIGGSNGKTPKPAVVKVDPQSAMAQQGETWQHLQNIWQILKDTPGFDPVKFVPVLNQIIVNPTSRQMGQQVAEGLLQKAIARVIRQWALALESQPNPAMKIRNAA
- a CDS encoding aspartate aminotransferase, whose amino-acid sequence is MSLNWISRADRLQALPPYVFARLDELKAKAREQGLDLIDLGMGNPDGKAPQPIIEAAIAELENPESHGYPPFEGTQSFRQSITRWYARQYGVDLDPDSEALPLIGSKEGLGHLALAYVNPGDLVLVPTPSYPAHFRGPLIAGAKIYPIMLSAKDNWLIQLDQIPEAIARQAKILYFNYPNNPTTATAPREFYEAITDWARHYQIMLVHDLCYAELAFDGYQPTSLLEIPGAKDFSVEFHTLSKTYNMAGWRVGFVVGNQEIIQGLRTLKTNLDYGIFRVVQKAAETALSLPESYIEIVRKRYQERRDFVINGLSKLGWSITPSQATMYLWVPCPVGMGSTDFALTVLEKTGVVMTPGNAFGEAGEGYVRLSLIADGDRLGQALQRIEQAGIRYS
- a CDS encoding Uma2 family endonuclease, producing the protein MVLAPPKVSTLSLESFLALPETKPAQEYCRGIVTQKPMPKGKHSTIQFELAAAVNAQVKPSKIAYALPELRCTFGDRSIVPDIAVIRWQNLPLDSDGEIADRFDRAPDWLIEILSPDQSVTLVMEKIIFSLKAGTELAWLVDPMAKSITVFTAGLPQVYLAQSEIQESLTVFADLENWSITAAEVFEWLKI